From a single Streptomyces liliifuscus genomic region:
- a CDS encoding FadR/GntR family transcriptional regulator, translating to MTDALRPMTAKPRLYEQVLDRLRSYAAEGGLGAGDRLPPERDLAARLGVSRASVKQAIVVLEVQGLVEVRHGGGTYLVRDTLDAEPVEQLVERRRRLPDVLDAREALETKLAELAAERRTDEDVSAMDSALVHMRDEIQAGGHGIEGDRLFHAAVTAAAHSGILAEFMRSIADQITESRHESLRQPSRPTRSLTQHRAIFDAIVARQPGRAAAAMRRHVQTVARVRLLDWDPEENDEQGT from the coding sequence ATGACCGACGCACTGCGCCCGATGACTGCCAAGCCGCGCCTGTACGAGCAGGTCCTCGACCGGTTGCGCAGTTACGCGGCCGAGGGTGGTCTGGGTGCCGGCGACCGCCTCCCGCCCGAGCGCGACCTGGCGGCCCGCCTCGGCGTCAGCCGCGCCTCGGTGAAGCAGGCCATCGTGGTCCTGGAGGTGCAGGGCCTGGTGGAGGTCCGCCACGGCGGCGGGACCTACCTGGTCCGCGACACCCTCGACGCCGAACCGGTGGAGCAACTCGTCGAGCGGCGACGCCGGTTGCCCGACGTGCTCGACGCCCGAGAAGCCCTGGAGACCAAGCTCGCCGAACTTGCCGCCGAGCGCCGCACGGACGAGGACGTCTCCGCCATGGACTCCGCCCTCGTCCACATGCGGGACGAGATCCAGGCGGGCGGACACGGAATCGAGGGCGACCGGCTCTTCCACGCGGCGGTCACGGCCGCCGCGCACAGCGGCATCCTCGCCGAGTTCATGCGCTCCATCGCCGACCAGATCACCGAGAGCCGCCACGAGTCGCTGCGCCAGCCGAGCCGCCCCACCCGTTCCCTCACCCAGCACCGCGCGATCTTCGACGCGATCGTCGCCCGGCAGCCGGGCCGGGCGGCCGCCGCGATGCGCCGGCACGTACAGACGGTGGCGAGGGTACGACTGCTGGACTGGGACCCGGAGGAGAACGACGAACAGGGCACGTGA
- a CDS encoding Type 1 glutamine amidotransferase-like domain-containing protein produces the protein MVTFNSLVHHAVELSGAHGRRPRVLYVGTAIGDAEHFTARMTEAARVAGFDLTPLNLFPMPNLDDIEGTVLDQDVVWVMGGSVANLLAVWRVHGLDDILRRAWRSGVVLSGVSAGSICWFRGGTTDSFGPELRPITDALGLLPYGNGVHYDTDAGRRPLVHELVADGTLPTTHCTDDGVGLVYRGTELVEAVTEVPGKGAYIVTRDGDTAVEERVEPRRLPGVS, from the coding sequence ATGGTCACGTTCAACTCCCTTGTGCACCACGCGGTCGAACTCTCGGGCGCCCACGGCCGCCGCCCCCGCGTGCTGTACGTCGGTACGGCCATAGGCGACGCGGAACACTTCACGGCCCGTATGACCGAGGCAGCACGCGTGGCGGGCTTCGACCTCACGCCCCTCAACCTCTTCCCGATGCCGAACCTCGACGACATCGAGGGCACCGTCCTCGACCAGGACGTCGTCTGGGTCATGGGCGGCTCGGTGGCGAACCTCCTCGCGGTCTGGCGGGTGCACGGACTCGACGACATCCTCCGCAGGGCCTGGCGCTCGGGCGTCGTGCTCAGCGGGGTCAGCGCGGGCTCGATCTGCTGGTTCCGGGGCGGCACCACGGACTCCTTCGGCCCCGAACTCCGCCCGATCACCGACGCGTTGGGCCTCCTTCCCTACGGCAACGGCGTCCACTACGACACCGACGCCGGCCGCCGCCCCCTGGTCCACGAACTCGTCGCGGACGGCACCCTCCCCACCACCCACTGCACCGACGACGGAGTGGGTCTGGTCTACCGCGGCACCGAACTGGTCGAAGCGGTCACCGAAGTCCCCGGCAAGGGCGCGTACATCGTGACCCGCGACGGCGACACGGCCGTCGAGGAACGCGTCGAGCCGCGCCGGCTGCCGGGCGTTTCTTAG
- a CDS encoding TetR/AcrR family transcriptional regulator yields MSSADRRLQPRRRPRQVRAELTRDRILTAAAHVFAEYGYAAGTTNRIAERARVSIGSLYQYFPNKDAILAELLVRHIDRGTWAQADELDLSPGSLEATVRALVRDAIDNHRDDPQLLRIMIEEASFSQEVIDTIERHGRNRVGQVRDLLARHPDVRVRDLDTAAELIVTTVEMNTHMLMAGPRTIPVETFGNELVAMVTRYLRGDQ; encoded by the coding sequence ATGTCGTCTGCCGACCGTCGTCTTCAGCCACGTCGCAGGCCCCGCCAGGTGCGCGCGGAGCTCACCCGTGACCGCATCCTCACCGCCGCTGCTCACGTTTTCGCCGAGTACGGCTACGCCGCCGGGACCACCAACCGCATCGCCGAACGCGCCCGTGTCTCCATCGGCTCGCTGTACCAGTACTTCCCGAACAAGGACGCCATCCTCGCCGAGCTGCTGGTGCGGCACATCGACCGCGGCACATGGGCGCAGGCCGACGAACTCGACCTGTCCCCCGGAAGTCTGGAGGCGACGGTGCGGGCGCTGGTCCGCGACGCGATCGACAACCACCGCGACGATCCGCAGCTGCTGCGGATCATGATCGAGGAGGCGTCGTTCTCGCAGGAAGTGATCGACACGATCGAACGGCACGGAAGGAACCGCGTCGGTCAGGTGCGCGACCTCCTCGCCCGGCACCCGGATGTCCGTGTGCGGGACCTCGACACCGCGGCCGAACTGATCGTGACCACGGTGGAGATGAACACCCACATGCTCATGGCCGGCCCGCGGACCATCCCGGTCGAGACGTTCGGGAACGAACTGGTCGCCATGGTCACCCGCTATCTGCGCGGCGATCAGTAG
- a CDS encoding 2Fe-2S iron-sulfur cluster-binding protein — MTCENKATSDARENRPSALRRLTTVDEVETTVGRPASAVMLKQISALDGGCRTVLARCPIAAFGYRDADGTHRTTFIGGRPGFARVHSPTRISFSLPESGDPHGPVSFFFLLPGVGEILRVNGSVAARKGAETTVDIAEAYVHCAQAVLRSRLWQPPAPLAQAAPLASAGPVAQAAPPAEFAGDGPLYQPGVAEFLAAAPFLALSTWDSSGGSDTSPRGDRQEVARILDGRTLVIPDRKGNRRADTLHNLLKDDRLSFAALVPGRTGVLHVRGRGAITDDPALLETMALRGMPPHLALLIDVEHAEVTANDAVARSRLWTPGAHVDRGTVPDLMALAGEHLAAGSADAEGGPPAFLLKAVGAIPGMARLLRLVMNRAYRSGLRKEGYEVAKEDIDEDVRPGAGGGRRGFLRRRRADDRGTDDGRTGVGGAGAGATEHPLRDVRVAEVRRETPSAVTLVLEDLVPEDTGVNPGSFDFRPGQFFTLVADIDGRPVRRAYSASSVPGSARLEVTVKHVEGGRFSTHVHRSLRAGDRLAVRGPSGSFHAEPRPPDATDAPDAPGASDEIVLVAAGSGVTPMMSMIRTRLAVRPGRDRIALLYSSRSADEIIFADELTRLAKDHPDRLSVTHVLTSRDGRLDADGVRRWVTGLSPAPGARYYTCGPGPLMDAVQGVLAGLGVPDELVHQEHYTSGADTRAVATSVPQEMTVEDDGRPVGTVLVEPGQTLLDAGLAAGLPMPYSCTVGNCGDCMVRLRGGEVAQNEPNCLTPQQKADGYVLTCVGCPLSKVTLDIAEQ; from the coding sequence ATGACCTGCGAAAACAAGGCCACGTCCGATGCGCGGGAGAACCGGCCGAGTGCCCTGCGCCGACTGACGACGGTGGACGAGGTCGAGACGACCGTCGGCCGCCCGGCGTCGGCGGTCATGCTCAAACAGATCAGCGCCCTCGACGGGGGCTGCCGGACCGTCCTCGCCCGGTGTCCCATCGCGGCCTTCGGCTACCGGGACGCCGACGGCACCCACCGGACGACCTTCATCGGCGGCAGGCCGGGGTTCGCACGCGTCCACTCGCCGACCCGGATCTCGTTCTCCCTGCCCGAGTCCGGCGACCCGCACGGTCCGGTCTCGTTCTTCTTCCTCCTGCCGGGCGTCGGGGAGATCCTGCGCGTCAACGGTTCGGTGGCCGCCCGGAAGGGCGCGGAGACGACCGTCGACATCGCGGAGGCGTACGTGCACTGCGCACAGGCAGTCCTCCGGTCCCGCCTGTGGCAGCCACCCGCCCCGCTTGCCCAGGCCGCTCCGCTCGCCTCGGCCGGACCGGTCGCCCAGGCCGCCCCGCCCGCCGAGTTCGCGGGTGACGGGCCCTTGTACCAGCCCGGCGTCGCCGAGTTCCTGGCCGCGGCGCCCTTCCTCGCCCTGTCCACCTGGGACTCGTCCGGCGGGAGCGACACGAGTCCGCGCGGGGACCGGCAGGAGGTGGCGCGGATCCTGGACGGCCGCACGCTCGTCATCCCGGACCGGAAGGGCAACAGACGCGCCGACACGCTCCACAACCTGCTCAAGGACGACCGGCTGTCGTTCGCCGCGCTCGTTCCGGGGCGCACCGGTGTGCTGCATGTCCGTGGCCGTGGCGCGATCACCGACGATCCCGCGCTGCTGGAGACGATGGCGCTGCGCGGGATGCCCCCGCACCTGGCGCTGCTCATCGACGTCGAGCACGCCGAGGTGACCGCCAACGACGCCGTGGCGCGCTCACGGCTGTGGACCCCCGGCGCGCACGTGGACCGCGGCACTGTGCCGGACCTGATGGCACTTGCGGGAGAACACCTCGCGGCCGGTTCCGCCGACGCCGAGGGCGGGCCACCCGCGTTCCTGCTCAAGGCGGTCGGGGCGATCCCGGGGATGGCCCGGTTGCTGCGGCTGGTGATGAACCGCGCCTACCGTTCCGGGCTGCGGAAGGAGGGCTACGAGGTAGCCAAGGAGGACATCGACGAGGACGTCCGGCCCGGCGCGGGCGGGGGCCGCCGCGGCTTCCTGCGCCGACGCCGTGCCGACGACCGAGGAACTGACGACGGACGAACCGGGGTCGGAGGAGCCGGTGCCGGAGCGACGGAGCACCCGCTCCGGGACGTGCGCGTCGCCGAGGTGCGCAGGGAGACACCGAGCGCGGTCACCCTCGTACTGGAGGACCTCGTCCCGGAGGACACCGGCGTGAACCCGGGCTCGTTCGACTTCCGGCCCGGCCAGTTCTTCACGCTCGTCGCCGACATCGACGGCCGCCCGGTGCGAAGGGCCTATTCGGCCTCGTCGGTGCCAGGTTCGGCCCGGCTGGAGGTCACCGTCAAGCACGTCGAGGGCGGCCGGTTCTCCACCCATGTGCACCGGAGTCTGCGCGCCGGGGACCGTCTCGCGGTGCGCGGCCCGTCGGGGTCCTTCCACGCCGAGCCGCGTCCCCCGGACGCCACGGATGCCCCGGACGCCCCCGGGGCCTCCGACGAGATCGTGCTCGTCGCCGCGGGCAGCGGTGTGACGCCGATGATGAGCATGATCCGCACCCGGCTCGCCGTCCGGCCGGGCCGCGACCGGATCGCGCTGCTCTACAGCAGCCGCAGCGCGGACGAGATCATCTTCGCCGACGAGCTGACCCGGCTGGCGAAGGACCATCCCGACCGGCTGTCGGTCACCCACGTCCTGACCAGCCGGGACGGCAGGCTCGACGCGGACGGCGTACGGCGTTGGGTCACCGGCCTCTCCCCGGCCCCGGGCGCCCGCTACTACACCTGCGGTCCCGGGCCGTTGATGGATGCCGTCCAGGGCGTGCTGGCCGGGCTCGGAGTCCCGGACGAACTGGTGCACCAGGAGCACTACACCAGCGGTGCGGACACCCGGGCCGTGGCGACGTCGGTGCCGCAGGAGATGACCGTCGAGGACGACGGACGCCCCGTCGGCACGGTGCTGGTCGAGCCCGGCCAGACACTGCTCGACGCGGGACTGGCCGCGGGGCTGCCGATGCCGTACTCCTGCACGGTCGGGAACTGCGGCGACTGCATGGTGCGGCTCCGCGGCGGAGAGGTCGCACAGAACGAGCCGAACTGCCTCACGCCACAGCAGAAGGCCGACGGGTACGTACTGACCTGCGTGGGCTGTCCACTGTCGAAGGTCACCCTCGACATCGCGGAACAGTGA